The following proteins are co-located in the Planococcus plakortidis genome:
- a CDS encoding copper amine oxidase: MKMNKLLVALPLSLSLLVPTAALADSHGGGHSEAQMEAPTATKAAELRIALDTVLTEHAFLAVEAMRKGVDGAEDFEQASGALLANAEDLKAAVASVYGDEGAEQFDAIWQSHIGYFVDYVTATAEGNEEGREKALADLDAYKTEQAKFFDTATEGRLTESAVTEGLDAHVDQLITAFDAYAEGDFETAYASERESIHHMSMFAETLSIAITDQFPEKFDNTNPDTPAVDLRAGLNMTFTEHAGLAAMAMQDGVDGAESFDQAAAALLANADDLSAAVGSVYGEEAGQQFSEIWGSHIGYFVDYVTATAEENTEGQEQAKADLDEYIVEQAALLDAATEGRVPADALEEGLTAHVDQLLTAFDSYVAGDYETAYASIREAYAHMTMPAAGLSAAITDQFPEEFGEAAMPSEMPSTGMGGMSANSTAPYLYVLAGLLLAALITTVAVRTRKQ, translated from the coding sequence ATGAAGATGAATAAACTATTGGTGGCACTTCCACTAAGCCTATCCTTATTAGTACCGACAGCAGCACTTGCAGACAGCCACGGCGGAGGGCACAGCGAAGCGCAGATGGAAGCGCCGACAGCAACGAAAGCGGCGGAACTTCGCATCGCACTGGATACGGTATTGACTGAACATGCTTTCCTGGCAGTCGAAGCGATGCGTAAAGGCGTGGACGGCGCGGAAGATTTCGAACAGGCATCCGGCGCGTTATTGGCAAACGCGGAAGACTTGAAAGCGGCAGTCGCTTCCGTTTACGGCGATGAAGGCGCAGAGCAGTTCGACGCCATCTGGCAGTCACACATCGGCTATTTCGTTGATTACGTGACAGCAACGGCAGAAGGCAATGAAGAAGGCCGTGAAAAAGCATTGGCCGACTTGGACGCTTACAAAACCGAGCAAGCGAAATTCTTCGATACGGCAACAGAAGGGCGTTTGACGGAATCCGCTGTCACAGAAGGCTTGGATGCGCACGTTGATCAATTGATCACAGCGTTCGACGCATACGCTGAAGGCGATTTCGAAACGGCTTACGCTTCAGAGCGCGAATCCATCCACCATATGAGCATGTTCGCGGAAACATTGTCGATCGCCATCACGGACCAGTTCCCTGAGAAGTTCGATAACACCAATCCGGATACGCCAGCTGTTGACCTTCGTGCAGGATTGAACATGACGTTCACGGAACATGCGGGACTCGCGGCAATGGCGATGCAAGACGGCGTTGACGGGGCGGAAAGCTTCGATCAGGCAGCGGCGGCGCTCCTCGCGAACGCAGATGACCTGTCTGCAGCGGTCGGTTCTGTTTACGGCGAAGAAGCCGGGCAGCAGTTCTCTGAAATCTGGGGCTCCCACATCGGCTACTTCGTTGATTATGTAACGGCCACTGCAGAAGAAAATACAGAAGGCCAAGAACAAGCGAAAGCGGACCTTGACGAGTACATCGTCGAGCAAGCAGCACTTCTTGACGCTGCAACAGAAGGCCGCGTACCGGCGGATGCACTGGAAGAAGGCTTGACGGCGCACGTCGATCAATTGCTGACAGCATTCGACAGCTATGTCGCTGGAGATTACGAAACGGCTTACGCTTCAATCCGCGAAGCTTACGCGCACATGACGATGCCGGCTGCTGGATTGTCCGCAGCGATCACGGACCAGTTCCCTGAAGAATTCGGTGAAGCGGCAATGCCATCCGAAATGCCTTCAACAGGAATGGGCGGCATGAGTGCCAACTCAACAGCCCCTTACCTATACGTATTGGCTGGACTATTGCTTGCGGCATTGATCACGACAGTCGCTGTTCGCACAAGAAAACAATAA
- a CDS encoding ABC transporter permease — MNISMKRVGAIFIKDYKEFSRNYAVSIMLLFPIFFAFLYRGTGEPQGEIYAFILNFSLAMMTSFIQACLIAEEKERNTLRSLMMTPASMLDVLLGKSALVFTMSAAVLALSTYIYGYEPTNLPVLLFAVAVSIVLYVAVGTICGLYSRTVMEATLSVFPVLIIFTAGPYAQLFADKFPVLEAARYLPSSQLMELLGGASGTDAVEPLVVITLWAAALTAISFILYKKRLKDQ; from the coding sequence ATGAATATTTCAATGAAACGGGTAGGGGCTATTTTCATTAAGGATTATAAAGAGTTTTCCAGGAACTATGCGGTGTCGATCATGCTGCTGTTTCCGATCTTCTTCGCCTTTTTATACCGGGGGACCGGGGAACCGCAAGGCGAGATTTATGCCTTCATCCTCAATTTCTCCCTCGCCATGATGACGAGCTTCATCCAGGCTTGCCTGATTGCGGAGGAAAAAGAACGCAACACGCTGCGTTCCTTGATGATGACACCGGCTTCAATGCTTGACGTCCTGCTCGGAAAAAGCGCGCTCGTCTTTACGATGTCGGCCGCGGTATTGGCTTTGTCGACGTATATTTATGGCTATGAGCCGACGAATCTGCCGGTGCTTCTTTTCGCTGTGGCTGTATCGATCGTTCTCTATGTCGCCGTCGGAACAATCTGCGGCCTGTATTCGAGAACGGTAATGGAAGCAACATTATCGGTGTTCCCGGTACTGATCATTTTCACGGCCGGGCCATATGCGCAGCTTTTTGCTGACAAGTTCCCGGTGCTGGAAGCTGCGCGCTATTTGCCGAGCAGCCAATTGATGGAGCTGCTGGGCGGAGCATCCGGCACAGATGCCGTGGAGCCTTTAGTGGTCATCACATTGTGGGCAGCGGCGCTGACAGCCATATCGTTCATCTTGTATAAAAAGCGCTTGAAGGACCAATAA
- a CDS encoding RDD family protein, translating to MDKLLKKRGKALAIDVMASAVVTAAVEPLLRKKLKQEWVHALVTPTVVFWGLEYIQLKTCGQTVGHKIAGIKIENADGGELTDEQILKRVAHRDSIMTLQWLKERGQETSAQMPHDRYAHTVVRELDK from the coding sequence ATGGACAAATTGTTGAAAAAACGCGGCAAGGCACTCGCGATCGACGTGATGGCTTCTGCAGTGGTCACCGCGGCAGTAGAGCCGCTGCTCCGGAAAAAGCTTAAGCAAGAGTGGGTGCATGCGCTCGTTACGCCGACTGTGGTGTTTTGGGGGCTTGAATACATCCAATTGAAAACGTGCGGACAGACGGTCGGTCACAAAATCGCTGGCATCAAAATCGAAAACGCAGACGGCGGCGAACTGACGGATGAACAGATCTTGAAGCGCGTCGCACACCGCGATTCGATTATGACGCTTCAATGGCTTAAAGAACGCGGGCAGGAGACGAGTGCGCAAATGCCGCATGACCGGTACGCCCACACTGTAGTGCGTGAACTCGATAAGTAA
- a CDS encoding ABC transporter ATP-binding protein — protein sequence MKAITVENIQKTFSGIPALKDVSFEIPQGEIFGFLGPSGSGKTTLIKILTAQLKVNGGTAKVLGMPAGAMQKTGQKRRFGILTDNSGLYERLTIEENLDVFRRLYNLPKDSIDQVLDFVNLRGERKKKISVLSKGMRQRVTLACAIIHEPELLFLDEPTSALDPVNTAHIHKGLRHLNERGTTIFLTTHDMQEAEALCGRVAILHKGEIRALGAPAELRREHRDGMLTVELTSGETERLPLNGQSAGVITEWMQSGQIERLYTNEPSLGEIFIKLTGSELV from the coding sequence ATGAAAGCGATCACCGTTGAAAATATCCAAAAAACTTTCTCGGGAATTCCAGCGCTGAAAGATGTCTCATTTGAAATACCTCAAGGGGAAATCTTCGGTTTTCTCGGCCCGAGCGGATCGGGCAAGACTACCTTGATCAAGATTCTGACAGCCCAGTTGAAAGTAAACGGCGGCACCGCCAAAGTTTTGGGGATGCCTGCCGGTGCGATGCAGAAAACGGGCCAGAAAAGGCGCTTCGGGATTTTGACCGATAACAGCGGCTTGTATGAACGGCTGACGATTGAAGAGAACTTGGACGTCTTTCGGCGATTGTATAACCTTCCAAAAGATTCCATCGATCAAGTGCTCGACTTCGTCAATTTGCGGGGGGAGCGCAAAAAGAAAATCTCCGTCTTATCGAAGGGGATGCGCCAGCGCGTAACATTGGCATGTGCGATTATCCATGAGCCGGAACTGCTGTTTCTCGATGAACCGACCTCCGCTTTGGACCCCGTAAACACGGCCCATATCCATAAAGGCTTGCGTCATTTGAACGAACGCGGGACGACGATTTTCCTGACGACGCACGATATGCAGGAAGCGGAAGCCTTGTGCGGCCGGGTGGCGATTTTGCATAAAGGCGAAATCCGGGCGCTCGGGGCGCCGGCGGAATTGCGCCGAGAGCACCGCGACGGCATGTTGACAGTGGAGCTGACATCGGGCGAAACCGAGCGATTGCCGCTGAACGGGCAGTCCGCCGGGGTGATTACGGAATGGATGCAATCGGGGCAGATTGAGCGCCTGTATACGAATGAGCCGAGCTTAGGGGAAATCTTCATCAAACTGACGGGGAGTGAACTAGTATGA
- a CDS encoding PAS domain S-box protein: MPLEFARLVFIAFSVLTAIAASYIALLLIGRIAERSRNHPLWWVGGSSLVFGTGIFSMHFIGILTYHSAAPVQYDPVLLAISLAGAIGASFPAFYVLRSPSPPAAHLYLSGFSIGFGVLFMHYIGNAAAQVPGTAQFNMAPFLLSIAIAFGFSLAALRIFSRNRKRPDSTSRKLASAVILGVMISAAHYSGMQAVSYPTAAAGPTSFTNMGLAFVVSALILLLLAIAGYLAFLDSRQLSNEQRYLRKIRESERRFRRLAEVSPEAIAIHNGGKLLYVNKACLQMFGESDADQLIGTNVLDYVHPDYHEKAKARIESMSRGLSTPPAEQLWITPKGSVHEVELTGMSIEFEGNAAVQLLIRDITEQKKIARELELNRQRYESLFHNNPDGIFSMDAKGHLLDVNDALVRLLGYTREELTETTFHTVVESCHLDSTEVKFRLALEGVTQHYETVGIHKSGRRVSLRITNMPILTEGIVTGVYGIAKDISAEKRALALLAESEEKYRSLFDYNLDAVFEMDIAGRFVNANAMTEELSNYARDELIGIDFKPLIAENLERVQSFFASALSGEAVNFEQRIKRKDGAIIEVDINAVPKRRNGEIDGVFAIVRDITEKKSNAQEINRLAFTDQLTGLPNRHWFYQNIRNVLARAEEHQRKIAVLLVDFDDFKSVNDLLGHFGGDQFLKIVANRIHSCLGPDDAISRFGGDEFIIVLENTSESQAHALAQTILHVMREPVQLLGQEFSVTLSIGIAVQTGCESDGEELIKEADFAMYSAKENGKNNVQVFTRELDSQMTRKSQMEQALKKALDEQQFALHYQPQVNLANGEVIGYEALLRWQSPFGNVPPSEFIPMAEETGLIVPIGEWALRQACRDAKEFCALGRVAENISVNVSARQFKDPDFSEKVRAIFEEENVDPRRFEIEITESVMLDIEQSARIICELKALGLRIAIDDFGAGYSSLNVVKNVEIDTLKIDKSLIDEVLINRRNLFILAAIIEVGKNLEARIVIEGIELEEQGELLQPFGIVGQGYLFSRPLPPGNLEAFLSESKYIAASAAAKPSE; encoded by the coding sequence ATGCCCCTCGAATTTGCCCGCCTCGTCTTCATCGCATTTTCCGTCTTGACGGCGATTGCCGCTTCCTATATTGCCCTCCTCTTGATCGGCCGTATCGCCGAGCGGAGCCGGAACCACCCGCTTTGGTGGGTGGGCGGCAGCTCACTCGTGTTCGGTACGGGCATCTTTTCCATGCATTTCATCGGCATCTTGACCTACCATTCCGCAGCGCCTGTCCAATACGATCCCGTTTTACTGGCCATTTCACTGGCCGGGGCAATCGGCGCCTCATTTCCGGCTTTCTATGTACTGCGCTCTCCCAGCCCGCCTGCTGCCCATCTGTACTTGAGCGGATTTTCCATCGGTTTTGGGGTGCTGTTCATGCATTACATCGGCAATGCAGCCGCACAGGTGCCCGGCACTGCCCAATTCAATATGGCGCCGTTTTTACTTTCCATTGCCATCGCATTCGGCTTTTCACTTGCCGCCTTGCGTATTTTCTCGCGCAACCGCAAGCGCCCCGATTCGACGTCCCGAAAACTCGCAAGCGCCGTCATTCTCGGCGTGATGATCTCTGCCGCCCATTATAGCGGGATGCAGGCTGTCAGCTATCCCACGGCCGCTGCAGGGCCCACATCTTTCACCAATATGGGGCTCGCTTTCGTCGTGTCCGCACTGATCCTGCTGTTGCTCGCCATCGCCGGCTACCTGGCTTTTCTCGACAGCAGGCAGCTGAGCAATGAACAGCGTTACCTGCGGAAGATCCGCGAAAGCGAACGGCGTTTCCGCAGGCTGGCGGAAGTGTCGCCCGAAGCGATTGCCATCCATAACGGCGGCAAGCTCTTGTATGTAAACAAAGCGTGCCTGCAAATGTTCGGCGAGTCGGATGCCGATCAATTGATTGGCACCAATGTGCTGGATTACGTCCATCCGGATTATCATGAAAAAGCCAAAGCTCGCATCGAGTCGATGAGCCGCGGCCTCAGCACACCGCCCGCCGAACAGCTCTGGATCACGCCGAAAGGATCGGTCCATGAAGTCGAATTGACGGGAATGAGCATTGAATTCGAGGGCAATGCCGCGGTCCAGCTGTTGATCCGCGACATCACCGAGCAAAAGAAAATCGCGCGCGAACTCGAATTGAACCGGCAGCGCTATGAATCACTGTTCCACAACAATCCGGACGGCATCTTCTCGATGGATGCGAAAGGCCATCTGCTCGATGTCAACGATGCGCTCGTCCGACTACTCGGCTATACACGGGAGGAATTGACCGAAACCACTTTCCATACGGTCGTCGAGAGCTGCCATCTGGACTCTACCGAAGTGAAGTTCCGCCTCGCATTGGAAGGCGTGACCCAGCATTACGAGACGGTGGGCATCCACAAATCCGGCCGGCGCGTCTCGTTGCGCATCACGAATATGCCGATTCTGACCGAGGGTATCGTGACCGGCGTCTACGGCATCGCAAAAGATATTTCCGCTGAAAAGCGGGCGCTCGCCTTGCTCGCCGAAAGCGAGGAAAAATACCGCTCGCTGTTCGACTATAACCTCGACGCCGTCTTTGAAATGGATATAGCCGGGCGCTTCGTCAATGCCAACGCGATGACCGAAGAATTGAGCAATTATGCGCGCGATGAATTGATCGGCATCGATTTCAAGCCGCTCATCGCCGAAAACCTCGAACGCGTGCAAAGCTTTTTCGCTTCCGCCTTGTCGGGGGAAGCCGTCAATTTTGAGCAACGCATCAAGCGAAAAGACGGTGCCATCATCGAAGTCGATATCAATGCCGTCCCAAAACGCAGGAACGGCGAAATCGACGGCGTCTTCGCTATTGTCCGGGATATCACCGAGAAAAAATCGAATGCGCAGGAAATCAACCGCCTCGCCTTCACCGACCAGCTGACAGGCCTGCCGAACCGCCACTGGTTTTACCAGAATATCCGCAACGTCCTCGCCAGGGCCGAAGAACACCAGCGGAAAATCGCTGTCCTGCTGGTCGATTTCGATGATTTCAAAAGCGTCAACGACCTGCTCGGGCATTTCGGCGGCGACCAATTCCTGAAAATCGTCGCCAACCGCATCCATTCCTGCCTTGGCCCGGATGATGCGATTTCACGCTTCGGCGGCGATGAATTCATCATCGTGTTGGAAAACACCAGCGAATCGCAAGCCCACGCCCTCGCCCAGACGATTCTCCACGTGATGCGCGAACCGGTGCAATTGCTCGGCCAGGAATTTTCCGTGACCTTGAGCATCGGCATCGCTGTGCAGACCGGATGTGAAAGCGATGGCGAGGAACTCATCAAAGAAGCCGATTTTGCCATGTATTCCGCGAAGGAAAACGGCAAGAACAATGTGCAAGTGTTCACCCGTGAACTTGACAGCCAGATGACGCGCAAAAGCCAGATGGAACAGGCATTGAAAAAAGCGCTCGATGAACAGCAATTCGCGCTTCATTACCAGCCGCAGGTGAACTTGGCGAATGGTGAAGTGATCGGCTATGAAGCGCTTTTGCGCTGGCAATCCCCGTTCGGCAATGTGCCGCCATCGGAATTCATCCCGATGGCAGAGGAAACCGGCTTGATCGTGCCGATCGGCGAATGGGCATTGCGCCAGGCATGCCGTGACGCCAAAGAGTTTTGCGCCCTTGGGCGTGTCGCGGAAAATATTTCTGTCAATGTCTCGGCGCGCCAATTCAAGGATCCGGACTTCAGCGAAAAAGTACGCGCCATCTTCGAAGAGGAAAACGTGGACCCGAGGCGCTTTGAAATCGAGATCACAGAAAGTGTCATGCTCGACATCGAACAGTCCGCGCGCATCATCTGCGAACTGAAAGCGCTGGGGCTGCGTATCGCCATCGATGATTTCGGCGCCGGCTATTCTTCGCTGAATGTCGTGAAAAATGTTGAAATCGACACCTTGAAGATCGACAAGTCCCTAATCGACGAAGTGCTCATCAACCGGCGCAACCTGTTCATCCTTGCGGCCATCATCGAAGTCGGGAAAAACCTCGAGGCCCGCATCGTCATCGAAGGCATCGAACTCGAAGAACAGGGAGAACTCTTGCAGCCCTTCGGCATCGTCGGGCAAGGGTATTTGTTCAGCCGCCCATTGCCGCCAGGAAACCTCGAGGCGTTTCTAAGCGAGTCGAAGTACATCGCGGCAAGCGCCGCGGCGAAGCCATCGGAATAA
- a CDS encoding DinB family protein has product MQAFCEQVFHQLELIVTSTSELISSIEESDWEMRPTAGRFSIGELAGHIALICEADTRIANGASEAEMKAFYSSRTPISKKQALIELAHSFEELKNNYLPLTESELRKIHIAYWGVSYSRFEWLLETLVHLTHHRGQLHAMLVHHAGKDPKIALFE; this is encoded by the coding sequence ATGCAGGCTTTTTGCGAACAGGTATTTCATCAATTGGAACTGATCGTCACATCCACCAGCGAATTGATCTCTTCCATAGAAGAAAGCGATTGGGAGATGCGGCCGACTGCCGGGAGATTTTCGATAGGGGAACTCGCCGGCCACATTGCACTGATCTGCGAAGCAGACACACGCATTGCAAATGGGGCGTCCGAAGCCGAAATGAAGGCATTTTACAGTTCGAGGACACCCATTTCAAAAAAACAAGCCCTTATTGAATTGGCGCACAGCTTTGAGGAGCTGAAAAACAATTATCTTCCATTAACTGAAAGCGAACTCCGGAAAATCCACATCGCTTATTGGGGCGTCAGTTACAGCCGCTTCGAATGGCTGCTCGAAACCCTCGTCCATCTCACCCATCACCGCGGGCAATTACATGCCATGCTGGTCCATCATGCCGGAAAGGATCCAAAGATTGCACTTTTCGAATAA
- the abc-f gene encoding ribosomal protection-like ABC-F family protein, translating to MQITAQQLTKSIGGNEIFANLSFEINEKERIAIVGRNGSGKTTLFQLLAGLEEPDAGTIIRTKNTQIGYLHQIPDYPGYSVYEVLNESFSDLHGMQKRLSELETGLANGADERVLRQYGELQEQFMEAGGYETESKIAAVANGLGVAHLMGQRFDSLSGGEKTKVMLAQLILRKPSVLLLDEPTNHLDLSAIEWLEHYLEYYSGTVVVISHDRQFLNNVVHKVYEIEDGEMWESKGDYDAYLRNKQAKMEQQFAAYKEQQKKIQKIKESIRRLRQWANEASPPNPDLFRKAKTMEKMLERMELVKRPAAEKAMKLKLQANDRSGKRVFELQDVFHGFGDEVLFADVELAVYWQDRLAIVGDNGTGKSTLLKILLGDIEPVDGEVRRGSNVKIGYLAQQFEAFDGEARVIEAFRDNLSVTEGDARHLLAQFLFYGHDVFKRVKDLSGGEKMRLRLAQLMQEDCNVLVLDEPTNHLDIESREVLEETLKEFNGTIIAISHDRYFLQKLFTKIAWIEGQTLTLHEGSYDWASEKQKNAHGILQ from the coding sequence ATGCAAATCACAGCACAACAACTAACGAAATCCATTGGCGGCAACGAAATCTTCGCCAATTTATCATTCGAAATCAACGAAAAAGAACGGATCGCCATCGTCGGCCGCAACGGCTCGGGTAAGACGACTTTATTTCAGCTGCTCGCGGGGCTGGAAGAGCCGGACGCCGGCACGATCATCCGCACGAAGAACACCCAGATCGGCTATCTGCACCAAATCCCCGACTACCCGGGGTACAGCGTCTACGAAGTGTTGAACGAAAGCTTCAGCGACTTGCACGGGATGCAGAAGCGGCTCAGTGAACTGGAAACCGGGCTTGCGAACGGTGCGGACGAGCGCGTGCTGCGGCAATACGGCGAACTGCAGGAGCAGTTTATGGAGGCCGGCGGTTATGAAACGGAATCTAAGATCGCCGCCGTGGCAAATGGACTTGGCGTCGCGCATCTGATGGGCCAGCGATTTGACTCGCTGAGCGGCGGCGAGAAGACGAAAGTGATGCTCGCGCAGCTCATTTTGCGCAAGCCGTCGGTCCTGTTGCTCGATGAACCGACGAATCATTTGGATCTGTCGGCAATCGAATGGCTCGAGCATTATTTGGAGTATTACAGCGGCACGGTCGTCGTCATTTCGCATGACCGGCAGTTCTTGAACAATGTCGTGCACAAAGTGTATGAAATCGAAGACGGCGAAATGTGGGAAAGTAAAGGCGATTACGACGCTTACTTGCGTAACAAGCAGGCGAAGATGGAGCAGCAATTTGCGGCGTATAAAGAGCAGCAGAAGAAAATCCAGAAGATCAAGGAATCGATTCGCCGCCTGCGCCAATGGGCGAATGAAGCCTCGCCGCCGAATCCGGATCTGTTCCGCAAAGCGAAGACGATGGAGAAGATGCTCGAGCGTATGGAGCTCGTCAAGCGGCCGGCAGCGGAAAAGGCGATGAAGCTGAAGCTGCAAGCCAATGACCGCAGCGGCAAACGGGTTTTCGAGCTGCAGGATGTGTTCCACGGCTTCGGCGATGAAGTGCTGTTTGCCGATGTCGAACTTGCCGTTTACTGGCAGGACCGCTTGGCGATTGTCGGCGACAACGGCACCGGCAAATCGACTTTGCTGAAGATCTTGCTTGGCGACATCGAACCGGTGGATGGGGAAGTGCGCCGAGGCAGCAATGTGAAAATCGGCTACCTCGCCCAGCAGTTTGAAGCGTTCGACGGAGAGGCGCGCGTCATTGAGGCGTTCCGCGATAATTTGTCGGTGACAGAAGGCGACGCCCGCCATCTGCTCGCGCAATTCCTGTTCTACGGCCACGACGTCTTCAAGCGCGTCAAGGATCTCAGCGGGGGCGAAAAAATGCGTTTGCGTCTCGCTCAGCTCATGCAGGAAGACTGCAACGTGCTCGTGTTGGATGAGCCGACCAACCACCTCGACATCGAATCGCGCGAAGTGCTAGAAGAAACCTTGAAAGAATTCAACGGCACGATCATCGCGATCAGTCACGACCGCTATTTCCTGCAGAAGCTGTTCACGAAAATCGCTTGGATTGAAGGGCAAACCCTCACCTTGCATGAAGGTTCGTATGACTGGGCATCGGAAAAGCAAAAAAACGCTCACGGCATCTTGCAATGA
- a CDS encoding LytTR family transcriptional regulator DNA-binding domain-containing protein: MNIREMSVNGQRIIPPLELNMEKGIILGIQTNVQRKKMLLAQFAERQDMYLSLAEQGEYTRLTVEELLRFMKSLSGHGQPVRSMLQLFQLGEYRKVKIADLPASKKIYLSLLRVYYAQQPAIILEEPYFQLEEPDQLAFKRLLEELVEEKQILILTANLEDALISCDTVYRLDEAGLHLLDITDAEDEMEALDEPGEAEFKIQKIPTKKNDKTILFNPPEIDYIESINSSAVVHVAGETYVCALTLAELEERLQHYGFFRCHRSYIVNLQKVRELITWTKNSYSLRLTTGKDSVVPLSRTKLAELKSLLNI, encoded by the coding sequence ATGAACATTCGAGAAATGAGCGTGAATGGGCAACGCATCATTCCGCCGCTGGAATTGAACATGGAAAAAGGCATCATATTGGGGATACAGACGAATGTCCAGCGCAAGAAAATGCTCTTGGCCCAATTTGCGGAGCGGCAAGATATGTATTTGTCGCTTGCGGAACAAGGCGAATACACGCGTTTGACCGTCGAGGAACTATTGCGCTTCATGAAGTCGCTCAGCGGCCATGGCCAACCGGTCCGTTCGATGCTCCAGCTGTTTCAGCTCGGGGAATACCGGAAAGTGAAAATTGCCGATTTGCCGGCGTCGAAAAAAATCTATTTGTCTTTGCTGCGGGTTTATTACGCACAGCAGCCCGCAATCATTCTGGAAGAGCCGTATTTCCAGCTCGAAGAACCCGATCAATTGGCATTTAAGCGGCTATTGGAAGAATTGGTGGAAGAAAAACAGATCCTGATCCTCACCGCCAATCTGGAAGATGCGCTGATCAGTTGCGATACAGTCTACCGTTTGGACGAAGCGGGATTGCATTTATTGGATATTACAGATGCTGAGGATGAAATGGAAGCTTTAGATGAGCCTGGTGAAGCGGAGTTCAAGATCCAAAAAATCCCGACCAAAAAGAACGACAAAACCATTTTGTTCAATCCGCCGGAAATTGATTATATCGAAAGCATCAATAGTTCGGCAGTGGTGCACGTGGCAGGGGAGACCTATGTGTGCGCACTGACCTTGGCGGAATTGGAAGAAAGGCTCCAGCATTACGGTTTTTTCCGCTGCCACCGTTCGTATATCGTCAATCTCCAGAAAGTGCGGGAATTGATCACGTGGACGAAAAACAGCTATAGCCTGCGCTTGACGACCGGAAAAGATTCGGTCGTGCCGCTGTCGAGGACGAAACTCGCGGAATTGAAAAGCTTGCTGAATATTTAA
- a CDS encoding alpha/beta hydrolase, whose translation MKKWTAALLALAGILLAAGCSGGNDEDADTNETAGEIDGFWQGAIEVPGQPIPFSIEFTGGEGALSIPLQGVENYPLSTVKFDEPEVAFDATLQGERLVFEGTLEAEKITGTMTQRNQKFPFELERGEKEQAADPEKIIETEVAGGMMQALEEIPETDGPHPVAILIAGSGPTDKDGNSLTLTGKNNSLRMLAEQLKAEGIAVIRYDKRAIGDNRSLAVQESELRFDDYVQDAAAWVRFAKADERFTDVAVIGHSEGALVGLAAANQEGVDSYVSLTGVGRPADELLKEQLSTLPAAQREEAEAILAQLAQGETVDDVSPELQQILRPSIQPYLQSWMAYDPLEQAKNLEAEALFVGGTRDLQVPVRDAELLHEAKPGSELLIVDGMNHVLKQVPDDREANMAAYSDPELPLADGLVDRIAEFLKTE comes from the coding sequence ATGAAAAAATGGACAGCCGCTCTACTGGCGCTTGCAGGGATCCTGCTCGCTGCCGGATGTTCCGGCGGGAACGACGAAGACGCAGATACGAATGAAACGGCAGGGGAAATCGACGGGTTCTGGCAAGGGGCGATTGAAGTGCCGGGACAGCCGATCCCTTTTTCGATCGAGTTCACTGGAGGCGAAGGAGCACTAAGCATCCCGCTTCAGGGTGTCGAGAACTATCCATTATCGACGGTTAAATTCGATGAACCGGAAGTGGCGTTCGACGCCACGCTGCAAGGCGAACGCCTGGTTTTCGAAGGTACACTGGAAGCGGAGAAGATCACGGGTACGATGACACAGCGAAACCAGAAGTTCCCGTTTGAACTTGAACGCGGCGAGAAAGAACAAGCCGCCGATCCCGAAAAGATCATCGAAACGGAAGTCGCAGGCGGCATGATGCAGGCGCTTGAGGAAATCCCTGAAACGGACGGCCCCCATCCTGTCGCGATTTTGATTGCCGGTTCCGGCCCGACCGATAAAGACGGCAACTCGCTGACGCTCACGGGCAAAAACAATAGCCTGAGAATGCTCGCGGAACAATTGAAAGCGGAAGGCATCGCCGTGATCCGCTACGACAAACGCGCAATCGGCGACAACCGTTCACTTGCCGTCCAGGAATCGGAACTGCGCTTTGATGACTATGTCCAGGATGCGGCCGCCTGGGTGCGCTTCGCAAAAGCAGACGAACGCTTCACGGACGTCGCCGTCATCGGTCACAGCGAAGGGGCGCTCGTCGGGCTCGCCGCAGCCAATCAGGAAGGCGTCGACTCTTATGTATCCTTGACCGGCGTCGGGCGCCCGGCCGATGAACTGCTGAAAGAACAGCTCAGCACTTTGCCGGCCGCACAGCGGGAGGAGGCGGAAGCGATTCTCGCCCAACTCGCACAAGGCGAAACGGTGGATGACGTGAGCCCGGAACTCCAGCAAATCCTCCGGCCATCCATCCAGCCGTATCTGCAGTCGTGGATGGCATATGACCCGCTCGAACAAGCGAAAAATCTGGAAGCCGAGGCGCTGTTTGTCGGCGGCACACGCGATTTGCAGGTGCCGGTGCGAGATGCGGAACTATTGCACGAAGCGAAACCCGGTTCTGAGCTGCTCATTGTCGACGGCATGAACCACGTCTTAAAGCAAGTCCCGGATGACCGGGAAGCGAATATGGCGGCATATAGCGACCCGGAACTGCCGCTCGCCGACGGGCTGGTGGACCGGATTGCGGAGTTTTTGAAAACGGAATAA